One segment of Melospiza melodia melodia isolate bMelMel2 unplaced genomic scaffold, bMelMel2.pri scaffold_306, whole genome shotgun sequence DNA contains the following:
- the VASP gene encoding LOW QUALITY PROTEIN: vasodilator-stimulated phosphoprotein (The sequence of the model RefSeq protein was modified relative to this genomic sequence to represent the inferred CDS: inserted 2 bases in 1 codon; deleted 5 bases in 3 codons): MPVGGGASRRDRRVRPPPPPPPPPPPEGPGAGAGAGMSERALCTARAVVLLYDEAQKLWVPAGGGPGAPSCVQLFHQPGSLAFRIVGRRPPPEQQVVLNCPLSRGLRYSQATPQFHQWREGRRVWGLSFGAPPEAAQFAAAVLRALQAIEQGTPLAWPDPDGSAPXPEPPDRPVMDEPERRGSGEGGGASATPGRPSPPRPPGPPPPPGPPPPPGPPPPPSGVPPAPPLPGVGGGAGPEGGGGAGGVPGGVSGFAAAIAGAKLRKVPKDEPPSGGVAGAGGGAAPSAPPPKSGAGLMEEMSAMLARRRKAAESPKRDDDVTAEEAEPGERRAGPAAGERADSVPQHAPRGGRAAGHELVPRPWQKSSSTLPRMKSATPATPEPHNELDLERFKLELLEEFRKELHKMKEELIQALLTELRKPNRP, translated from the exons cGAGCGTGCCCTGTGCACGGCCAGGGCCGTGGTGCTGCTCTATGACGAGGCGCAGAAGCTCTGGGTGCCCGCGGGGGGGGGTcccggcg CCCCCAGCTGTGTCCAGCTGTTCCACCAGCCCGGCTCGCTCGCCTTCCGCATCGTGGGGCGGCGCCCCCCGCCCGAGCAGCAg GTGGTGCTGAACTGCCCCCTGTCGCGGGGGCTGCGCTACAGCCAGGCCACCCCCCAGTTCCACCAGTGGCGCGAGGGGCGCCgggtctgggggctcagcttcgGCGCC CCCCCCGAGGCCGCCCAGTTCGCCGCCGCCGTGCTGAGGGCGCTGCAGGCCATCGAGCAGG ggacccccctggCCTGGCCGGACCCCGATGGCTCCgcccc ccctgagccccccgacAG GCCGGTGATGGACGAGCCCGAGCGGCGCGGGTCAGGTGAGGGGGGCGGGGCTTCAGC gacccccggccgcccctcccccccccgcccccccgggcccccgccccccccggggccccctcccccccccgggccccctcccccaccctcgggggtccccccggccccgcccctgcCGGGCGTGGGGGGAGGGGCGGGCCCGgagggggggggaggggccgggggggtccccgggggggTCTCGGGGTTCGCGGCCGCCATCGCGGGGGCCAAGCTCAGGAAAGTGCCCAAG gACGAGCCCCCGAGCGGGGGCGTggccggggctgggggcggggccgcCCCCTCGGCCCCTCCCCCAAAATCGGGGGCGGGGCTGATGGAGGAGATGAGCGCCATGCTGGCCCGCAG GAGAAAAGCCGCGGAATCGCCCAAAAGGGACGATGACGTCACCGCC GAAGAGGCGGAGCCCGGCGAGAGgagggcggggccggcggcgggtgAGCGCGCGGACTCCGTTCCCCAGCATGCACCGCGG GGGGGGCGCGCGGCGGGGCACG AGCTCGTCCCGAGGCCGTGGCAAAAGTCCAGCTCCACCTTGCCCAG GATGAAAtcggccactccagccaccccCGAGCCCCACAATGAGCTGGACCTGGAGCGGTTCAAACTG gagctgctggaggagtttCGGAAGGAGCTGCACAAAATGAAGGAGGAGCTCATCCAAG CGCTGCTGACGGAGCTGAGGAAGCCGAACCGGCCCTGA
- the LOC134434040 gene encoding LOW QUALITY PROTEIN: uncharacterized protein LOC134434040 (The sequence of the model RefSeq protein was modified relative to this genomic sequence to represent the inferred CDS: inserted 2 bases in 2 codons), with translation MVAGAFPLAKLLTLGARQLSRPLAARIKAGARASPFFRTYICLPPAQLYHWVEMRTKMRLLGFRGAAVKPLNEEAAAELGAELLGEALVFGVGGLCLYLEYLRQAGQGRRREEHLDRALAELREHLDELRRELEALRGRAGAGLELGGAGHALGGAGSAQGGVGHXQGGAGQNNGGAGHNQGHAQGGAGQNQGGHAQGGAGQNQGKDGHAQGTSSHAHVRSGHAQCEAGHAQCEAGHAQGGXWTRPQQSCEWRCRIRPRPRCDRPRPPALNPLCAFRSVPLRGGANAEGGRGHFWRGQRDGGGAWQEGAPRLVGGCRRLCGVGVASSEGRGHASHAPQTKSFTFNLNFSRKKTVYWCK, from the exons ATGGTGGCGGGCGCGTTCCCGCTGGCCAAGCTGCTGACGCTGGGCGCGCGCCAGCTCAGCCGCCCCCTGGCCGCGCGCATCAAGGCGGGGGCGCGCGCGTCGCCCTTCTTCCGCACCTACATCTGCCTGCCGCCCGCGCAGC tttaccaCTGGGTGGAGATGCGCACCAAGATGCGCCTGCTGGGGTTCCGCGGCGCGGCGGTGAAGCCGCTCAACGAGGAGGCGGCGGCCGAGCTGGGGGCGGAGCTGCTGGGCGAGGCGCTCGTCTTCGGCGTGGGCGGGCTCTGCCTCTACCTCGAGTACCTGCGGCAGGCGGGGCAGGGCCGGCGGCGCGAGGAGCACCTGGACCGGGCGCTGGCCGAGCTCCGCGAGCACCTGGACGAGCTGCGCAGGGAGCTGGAGGCGCTGCGGGGGCGGGCAGGGGCGGGGCTTGAGTTGGGTGGGGCGGGACACGCCCTGGGTGGAGCTGGGAGcgctcagggaggggttggac GCCAGGGAGGGGCGGGGCAGAACAACGGAGGGGCGGGGCATAACCAGGGACACGCCCAGGGAGGGGCGGGGCAGAACCAGGGTGGACACGCCCAGGGAGGGGCGGGGCAGAACCAGGGAAAGGATGGACACGCCCAGGGAACCTCAAGCCACGCCCATGTAAGATCAGGCCACGCCCAGTGCGAAGCTGGACACGCCCAGTGCGAAGCTGGACACGCCCAGGGTG GCTGGACACGCCCCCAGCAAAGCTGTGAATGGCGCTGCAGGATCAGGCCACGCCCCCGCTGTGACAGGCCACGCCCCCCCGCATTAAACCCGCTCTGTGCGTTCCGTTCTGTGCCTTTAAGGGGCGGGGCTAACGCGGAGGGTGGGCGTGGCCACTTTTGGCGCGGCCAACGCGATGGGGGCGGGGCCTGGCAAGAAGGAGCGCCACGATTGGTGGGTGGGTGCCGGCGGCTCTGTGGAGTGGGCGTGGCTTCCTCTGAGGGGCGCGGCCACGCCAGCCAcgccccccaaacaaaatcatttacatttaatttaaatttttcccGTAAAAAAACCGTTTATTGGTGCaaataa